A single window of Culicoides brevitarsis isolate CSIRO-B50_1 chromosome 3, AGI_CSIRO_Cbre_v1, whole genome shotgun sequence DNA harbors:
- the LOC134834874 gene encoding very-long-chain 3-oxoacyl-CoA reductase-like isoform X1, giving the protein MIWFDYLCIFSIIVVGFQIVRRVMPYIFVTFIAPFLFKVDFKKYGAWGVVTGATDGIGLEYARMLAKKGLNVVLIGRSQLKLQKVAERIERESSIQTQIICVDFKNSIDIYEKIEKQINNLDIGVLVNNIGISYSNPEYFLQIPNHEQFVSDIISCNILSTVQMTKICLYGMAQRKRGIIINLSSMSAQIPSPLLSVYAASKAFVDKFSADIATEYQKQGIIVQCLAPGTVATNMTKIRKATWMAPTPEKYVASASRTVLVAANTTGYFPHDLMKFVINDVAGLFTSLLSKHIVFRRMKFLRERAMGKVGQV; this is encoded by the exons atgatttgGTTCGattatttgtgtattttttcgataattgtCGTCGGATTCCAAATTGTGCGTCGTGTCATGCCTTATATCTTCGTGACATTCATCGCGCCGTTCCTGttcaaagttgatttcaaGAAATACGGAGCTTGGGGCGTCGTTACGGGAGCAACTGATGGAATTGGACTCGAATATGCTCGAATGTTGGCGAAAAAGGGCTTGAATGTTGTTTTGATCGGGCGTTCACagctaaaattacaaaaagttgctgaaagaattg AGCGCGAATCAAGCATTCAAACCCAAATAATTTGCGTTGACTTCAAAAATTCCATCGATATTTACGAGAAAATTGAGAAACAAATCAACAATTTGGACATTGGAGTACTTGTCAACAACATCGGCATCTCTTACAGCAACCCAGAATACTTCCTTCAGATCCCGAATCACGAACAATTCGTTTCCGACATAATTTCATGCAATATTTTATCCACGGTCCAGATGACGAAGATCTGTTTGTACGGCATGGCGCAAAGAAAGCGTGgcattatcataaatttgtcATCCATGTCTGCGCAAATACCGTCTCCATTGTTGAGTGTTTACGCAGCTTCGAAG GCATTTGTGGATAAATTTTCCGCTGATATTGCAACGGAATACCAAAAACAAGGCATTATTGTTCAATGTTTGGCACCCGGAACTGTCGCTACGAACATGACAAAAATCCGCAAAGCAACTTGGATGGCTCCAACTCCCGAAAAATATGTCGCAAGTGCATCGAGAACCGTTTTAGTAGCTGCCAATACGACCGGATATTTCCCGCATGACTTGATGAAGTTCGTAATTAATGACGTTGCGGGACTTTTTACGTCGCTTTTGTCGAAACACATCGTTTTTCGTCGCATGAAGTTCTTGCGGGAACGTGCAATGGGCAAAGTTGGTCAAGTTTAa
- the LOC134834107 gene encoding beta-parvin: MANRPKSPVGTPKSDKDASFWDKIGTLGRKKNIKRIQEVEEEGKYAIDSPGVLQSIEIPPEDYNLKDNESRSIIQPASTIQPNFRELLKVLITWINDELVEERIIVTNIEEDLYDGQVLQKLWEKLTGQKLNVPEVTQSAEGQRQKLQIVLNAVNHALGFHHETPKWTVESIHSKNVLAILHLLVTLARHFRAPIRLPENVTVTVVVVSKANGKLSADKYEEQVTSQYDDLGMRCERDAFDTLFDHAPEKLAVVKKSLVTFVNKHLNKLNFEVADLGSDFKDGVYLCLLMGLLGGFFVPLYEFHLTPKDLEQMVHNVAFSFELMQDCGLPKPKARPEDIVNMDLKSTLRVLYNLFTKYRNLA; encoded by the exons ATGGCAAATAGACCTAAATCGCCAGTTGGTACTCCAAAATCCGACAAAGATGCTtctttttgggacaaaatagGCACTTTAGGACGTAAAAAGAACATCAAACGAA TTCAAGAAGTCGAAGAAGAAGGCAAATATGCGATTGATTCGCCCGGCGTCTTGCAAAGCATCGAAATCCCGCCAGAAGATTACAATTTGAAGGATAACGAATCGCGTTCGATTATTCAGCCCGCAAGTACGATTCAACCGAATTTCCGGGAATTgttgaaagttttaattacGTGGATCAACGATGAGCTTGTCGAAGAGCGAATTATCGTCACAAATATCGAGGAGGATTTGTACGATGGACaagttttgcaaaaattgtgGGAAAAATTGACGGGACAAAAGTTGAATGTGCCCGAAGTCACGCAATCGGCAGAAGGGCAACGACAAAAACTGCAAATTGTGTTGAATGCCGTGAATCAT GCTCTCGGATTTCATCATGAAACGCCCAAATGGACTGTTGAAAGTATCCATTCGAAGAATGTTTTGGCCATTTTGCATCTTTTGGTGACACTTGCGAGACATTTTAG AGCTCCCATTCGTCTTCCGGAAAATGTCACCGTTACAGTTGTTGTCGTCTCAAAAGCCAATGGAAAATTATCCGCAGA caaatacGAGGAACAAGTAACATCCCAATATGACGATCTCGGTATGCGATGCGAGCGTGACGCCTTCGACACTCTCTTCGATCATGCCCCGGAAAAACTTGCCGTTGTCAAAAAGTCTCTCGTCACTTTCGTGAACAAACATCTCAACAAACTCAACTTTGAAGTTGCCGATTTGGGTTCTGACTTCAAAGATGGCGTTTATTTGTGTCTTCTGATGGGACTTTTGGGAGGATTTTTTGTTCCGTTGTACGAATTTCATCTGACGCCAAAGGATCTCGAACAAATGGTTCATAATGTGGCATTTTCCTTTGAACTGATGCAGGATTGTGGCTTACCGAAACCCAAAGCGCGTCCCGAGGACATCGTGAACATGGATTTGAAGTCGACTCTGCGTGTTTTGTACAATCTATTCACGAAATACAGaaatttggcttaa
- the LOC134834682 gene encoding cytoglobin-1-like, producing MASLTESQIAGIVETWKIPSQDLFGSGEYILYEFLSRYPHNQEFFKKFRGVPLDTLKGKASFRAHASRIMNRFSATVDCLQLGSEGLEEIQDIWRVIGESHSKHKITREAFKELEIVVVGILCEVCNLTEDQKTAWATLLQFCYDAAFETLGDN from the exons atGGCATCGTTGACAGAATCTCAAATCGCTGGAATTGTCGAAACTTGGAAGATTCCGTCGCAAGATCTCTTCGGAAGCGGCGAATACATTTTGTACGAATTTTTGAGTCGATATCCGCATAATCAGGAGTTCTTCAAGAAATTCCGCGGAGTGCCTTTAGACACTTTGAAG ggCAAAGCGTCGTTCCGTGCTCATGCATCGCGGATTATGAATCGTTTTAGTGCGACAGTTGATTGTTTGCAGCTCGGCAGTGAAGGTTTGGAAGAGATTCAGGACATTTGGAGGGTAATTGGCGAAAGTCATTCCAAACATAAGATTACAAGAGAGGCGTTTAAg GAATTGGAAATCGTTGTCGTTGGAATCCTCTGCGAAGTTTGCAATCTCACCGAAGACCAAAAAACCGCATGGGCAACCCTCTTACAATTCTGTTACGACGCCGCCTTCGAAACTTTGGGcgataattaa
- the LOC134834492 gene encoding very-long-chain 3-oxoacyl-CoA reductase-like codes for MFGQICVWIVVAQFVRYFLPWLYSNFIGPHFFGDKFNFKKHGEWAVVTGASDGIGKEFAKQLAAKGLNVVLISRSLGKLEKVASEIQKKYKTKTLVIDVDFTKGLEIYDTIQAKIKGLDIGILVNNVGMGYPGPLHFHELAAKDKFLWDMVACNVLSISYMTKQVINGMLEKRSGLIINISSMAGTIPLPVCLYSSTKAYVDKFTEDFNIEYQGKGVSMQSINPGPVLTNMWTIEGETWIKPNAEMYVASALTTIGMGTHTFGYYSHALLQLGSRFAVFCFPYLYEKFVWHTHRKLKPQST; via the exons ATGTTCGGTCAAATTTGCGTTTGGATTGTCGTCGCACAATTCGTGCGATATTTCCTCCCATGGCTTTACAGCAACTTCATCGGTCCTCATTTCTTCGGCGAcaaattcaactttaaaaaacatgGCGAATGGGCAGTTGTAACGGGAGCTTCTGACGGAATTGGCAAAGAATTCGCAAAACAACTCGCTGCCAAGGGATTAAATGTCGTTTTGATCAGTCGTTCTTTAGGGAAACTCGAAAAAGTTGCGAgtgaaattcagaaaaaatataaaacgaaAACTTTGGTGATCGATGTTGATTTTACGAAAGGTTTGGAGATTTACGATACGATCCAAGCGAAGATCAAAGGCTTGGATATTGGAATTTTGGTGAATAATGTCGGAATGGGGTATCCAGGTCCGTTGCATTTTCACGAATTGGCTGCGAAAGACAAGTTTTTGTGGGATATGGTCGCTTGTAATGTCTTGTCGATCTCTTATATGACGAAACAAGTCATCAATGGAATGTTGGAGAAGCGATCTGGATTGATAATTAACATTTCTTCGATGGCAGGAACAATTCCTCTTCCCGTTTGTTTGTATTCTTCtacaaaa gctTACGTCGACAAATTCACCGAAGACTTCAACATCGAGTATCAAGGAAAGGGCGTCTCCATGCAATCGATCAATCCGGGTCCTGTTTTGACGAATATGTGGACCATTGAGGGCGAAACATGGATTAAACCGAATGCCGAGATGTACGTTGCTTCAGCATTGACGACAATTGGCATGGGAACTCACACATTCGGTTACTATTCGCATGCCTTGTTGCAATTGGGATCACGCTTTGCCGTTTTTTGTTTCCCGTATCTCTATGAGAAGTTCGTGTGGCACACGCATCGCAAATTGAAACCACAATCGACATGA
- the LOC134834874 gene encoding very-long-chain 3-oxoacyl-CoA reductase-like isoform X2, which produces MLAKKGLNVVLIGRSQLKLQKVAERIERESSIQTQIICVDFKNSIDIYEKIEKQINNLDIGVLVNNIGISYSNPEYFLQIPNHEQFVSDIISCNILSTVQMTKICLYGMAQRKRGIIINLSSMSAQIPSPLLSVYAASKAFVDKFSADIATEYQKQGIIVQCLAPGTVATNMTKIRKATWMAPTPEKYVASASRTVLVAANTTGYFPHDLMKFVINDVAGLFTSLLSKHIVFRRMKFLRERAMGKVGQV; this is translated from the exons ATGTTGGCGAAAAAGGGCTTGAATGTTGTTTTGATCGGGCGTTCACagctaaaattacaaaaagttgctgaaagaattg AGCGCGAATCAAGCATTCAAACCCAAATAATTTGCGTTGACTTCAAAAATTCCATCGATATTTACGAGAAAATTGAGAAACAAATCAACAATTTGGACATTGGAGTACTTGTCAACAACATCGGCATCTCTTACAGCAACCCAGAATACTTCCTTCAGATCCCGAATCACGAACAATTCGTTTCCGACATAATTTCATGCAATATTTTATCCACGGTCCAGATGACGAAGATCTGTTTGTACGGCATGGCGCAAAGAAAGCGTGgcattatcataaatttgtcATCCATGTCTGCGCAAATACCGTCTCCATTGTTGAGTGTTTACGCAGCTTCGAAG GCATTTGTGGATAAATTTTCCGCTGATATTGCAACGGAATACCAAAAACAAGGCATTATTGTTCAATGTTTGGCACCCGGAACTGTCGCTACGAACATGACAAAAATCCGCAAAGCAACTTGGATGGCTCCAACTCCCGAAAAATATGTCGCAAGTGCATCGAGAACCGTTTTAGTAGCTGCCAATACGACCGGATATTTCCCGCATGACTTGATGAAGTTCGTAATTAATGACGTTGCGGGACTTTTTACGTCGCTTTTGTCGAAACACATCGTTTTTCGTCGCATGAAGTTCTTGCGGGAACGTGCAATGGGCAAAGTTGGTCAAGTTTAa
- the LOC134834681 gene encoding myoglobin-like — protein MPVELTDAQKNAIIQSWTIPAMNPIDAGEIIFYKFFEKYPHNHQMFQKFKNTPLHELKGTPVFRHHASIVINTFSSTVDCLLLKGGWEHIPEIWKNIAADHNTRNISKKSFVELRDIVVQVLKEVCHLKPEQEEAWTILLDYVYESLLSTLKLEA, from the exons ATGCCTGTCGAACTTACGGATGCCCAAAAAAACGCCATTATCCAATCGTGGACAATTCCCGCGATGAATCCCATCGATGCCGGCGAAATTATCTTCTACAAGTTCTTCGAGAAGTATCCGCATAACCATCAAATGttccaaaagttcaaaaacacGCCGTTACACGAGCTCAAAGGCACTCCCGTGTTCCGTCATCACGCCTCAATTGTCATCAACACCTTCAGCTCGACCGTCGATTGTCTCTTGTTGAAGGGCGGATGGGAACACATTCcggaaatttggaaaaatatcgCTGCGGATCACAATACTCGcaatatttccaaaaaatctttcgtt gaacTTCGTGACATTGTCGTGCAAGTCTTGAAGGAAGTTTGCCATTTGAAGCCTGAACAGGAAGAGGCATGGACCATTTTGTTGGATTACGTCTACGAATCTCTCTTGTCGACGTTGAAATTGGAAGcctaa
- the LOC134833558 gene encoding globin CTT-VI-like, translated as MGELTAEEVSLIQNMWHVLDRNLYDVGDVMLFKFFEKYPNYKKMFPKFRDTPLNDLKGSRAFRNHAYQIMVQFTKSINLLNKPGGIEEIRALWRAHGELHANLNVTKQQFNLNFRKYETLSSLSSWKFVT; from the exons ATGGGCGAATTAACAGCGGAAGAAGTGTCTTTAATTCAGAATATGTGGCACGTTTTGGATCGAAATTTGTACGATGTTGGCGATGTGAtgctttttaagttttttgaaaagtatccaaattacaagaaaatgtTTCCAAAATTCCGTGATACGCCTTTGAATGATTTgaag ggTTCACGAGCATTTCGCAACCACGCTTACCAAATAATGGTTCAATTCACGAAAAGTATAAATCTTCTCAACAAACCGGGCGGCATTGAGGAAATTCGTGCTCTTTGGAGGGCACATGGAGAACTTCATGCCAATTTAAACGTCACAAAGCAACaattcaat CTAAATTTTAGGAAGTACGAGACGTTATCATCACTGTCATCTTGGAAATTTGTAACATGA
- the LOC134833559 gene encoding odorant receptor 67d-like yields the protein MNSAEKYRNLIFFLNDKIAFVCGCNLMTPDFKYNARTFVLHLSLATLYISSAYTIHYFWTEREFFKILEVVAVFGFAVQGTAKMQLALKNRESMTKQAYFLIDIHEKYQKHPGRRRALEQCIDRSIFMFKIMAVIYSTAVLFVLIYPVLYYIVFKEKVTFLTLIVPGIDHRANYGFLVNTFYQVYLLAAAVNGLLVYDGYFMILSVHYSAFVDMFRINLVELGLVLSKQLLNSKRKVVETKLREVLVEHQVCMNFMNHQNECFATACTFQAWSSTWSIVFSLFVNTRGIWLAGFAMLLVGFCQLGQYCIIGTIIDIKNDEALLAIYEVPFHMMSKKEKQDLEFMLHKAQNPNKLYIGGILPLNVETMTEILRSIYEGFTMLLSYV from the exons ATGAATTCCGCAGAGAAATAtcgcaatttaatatttttcttgaacgaTAAAATCGCCTTCGTGTGTGGCTGTAACCTCATGACGCCCGATTTCAAGTACAACGCAAGGACTTTCGTGCTTCATTTGTCGTTGGCAACACTTTATATCAGCAGCGCATACACCATTCACTATTTTTGGACCgaacgagaattttttaaaattttggaagttGTTGCGGTTTTTGGATTTGCAGTTCAGGGCACGGCAAAAATGCAACTTGCTCTGAAAAATCGCGAAAGTATGACGAAACAAGCGTATTTCTTAATTGACATtcacgaaaaatatcaaaaacatcCGGGACGACGTCGAGCTCTCGAACAATGCATCGAtcgatcaatttttatgttcaaaataatGGCAGTAATTTACTCGACAGCAGTCCTTTTTGTCCTAATTTATCCCGTTTTGTATTACATTGTgttcaaagaaaaagttacttttctcACGCTCATCGTTCCCGGAATCGATCACAGGGCAAATTACGGCTTTTTGGTGAACACTTTTTATCAAGTTTATCTCCTCGCTGCTGCGGTGAACGGATTGTTGGTTTACGACGGATACTTTATGATCCTCTCGGTGCATTATTCGGCATTTGTGGATATGTTTCGGATCAATTTGGTTGAATTGGGACTCGTATTGAGCAAACAATTGCTGAATTCGAAGAGGAAAGTTGTTGAAACGAAATTGAGAGAAGTTCTTGTCGAGCATCAAGTTTgcatgaattttatgaatcaTCAAAATGAGTGTTTTGCGACGGCTTGCACGTTTCAAGCGTGGTCAAGTACATGGTCGATTGTGTTTTCGCTGTTTGTTAATACgagg ggaATTTGGCTTGCGGGCTTCGCAATGTTACTCGTCGGATTTTGTCAATTAGGTCAATATTGTATCATCGGAACAATCATCGACATAAAA aacgacGAAGCTCTTTTAGCAATTTACGAAGTACCTTTTCACATGatgtcaaaaaaagaaaaacaggaTCTCGAATTCATGTTGCATAAAGCTCAAAATCCTAACAAATTGTACATTGGCGGAATTTTACCTTTGAATGTCGAAACAATGACtgaa attTTGAGAAGTATTTATGAAGGATTCACAATGTTGCTCAGTTACGtctaa
- the LOC134834783 gene encoding inactive hydroxysteroid dehydrogenase-like protein 1 produces the protein MFTQFCVFVVIAQFLRFTIPWLYRNFIGPQFFSESHDFKKYGSWAVITGASTGIGRCFAKQLAAKGINLVLISNEQGNLESAARKIKNRFKVKTIIVNVDFRDGISVYDVIKDEIKDLDVGILVNNVGIGYPGPLHFHELAAKEDFLWDILAVNLIPTTFMTKLVIDRMLEKKSGLILNISSLDATFPVPVCLYSACKSYMNKFTEDFNIEYQGKGILMQSINPGPVKTNVWCVEMGPWMKPDADTYVASAIKSVGMGNNAIGYYPHVLLQLAVRGMNFLCPFLYKKVIWMNHRATKYP, from the coding sequence ATGTTCACACAATTTTGCGTGTTTGTCGTAATCGCGCAATTTCTCCGTTTCACCATTCCATGGCTTTATCGCAATTTCATCGGACCACAATTCTTCTCCGAGTCTCacgactttaaaaaatacggATCTTGGGCAGTTATCACAGGAGCTTCAACTGGAATCGGGCGTTGCTTTGCCAAACAACTCGCTGCAAAAGGAATTAATCTCGTTTTGATCAGCAATGAACAAGGAAATCTCGAATCAGCtgcaagaaaaatcaaaaatcggtTCAAGGTCAAGACAATTATCGTAAATGTCGATTTTCGGGATGGAATTTCAGTTTACGACGTGATAAAAGATGAAATTAAAGATTTGGATGTCGGAATTCTCGTGAACAATGTCGGCATTGGATATCCAGGTCCTTTGCATTTTCATGAATTAGCAgcaaaagaggattttttgtgGGATATTCTCGCTGTGAACTTAATTCCAACAACTTTTATGACGAAACTCGTGATCGATCGAATGTTAGAGAAGAAATCTGGCTTAATTCTGAACATTTCTTCGTTAGATGCGACTTTTCCGGTTCCCGTGTGTCTCTATTCCGCCTGCAAAAGTTACATGAACAAATTTACCGAAGACTTTAACATCGAATATCAAGGAAAGGGAATTCTCATGCAGTCAATTAATCCCGGGCCGGTAAAGACGAATGTTTGGTGCGTGGAAATGGGTCCGTGGATGAAACCAGATGCAGATACTTATGTAGCGTCAGCCATTAAGAGTGTCGGAATGGGAAATAATGCAATTGGTTATTATCCGCACGTTTTGTTACAACTTGCGGTGAGAGGAATGAACTTTTTGTGTccctttttgtacaaaaaagtcATTTGGATGAATCATAGGGCGACGAAATATCCGTAG